From Streptomyces sp. SCSIO 75703:
GCAGAGTGAGGCCGGCGGCCGAGTACGCGGCGGTCGCCAGCAGCTTGCGTCGGTGCATGTCCAGGTCGTCGCTTCCCAGCTCGGCCAGCACGGTCAGAGGGTCGACGCTCCAGTCGGAACTGCTGTCGGGCGAGCCTGTCGGCCCGTCTTCCAGCCCGAGGTCAGCGAGGGTGAGGGGGCGACTGAGCCTGCGGGACAGCGTCTCACGCAGGATATGAGGCGCTCGCCCGCTGGGCTTGGTGCCCTGGACCCACATGGCGATGTGCGAGCGCGAGATGGCCTCCAATTCGCGAGCACCGCTCTCCGCGGCGACACGAGTGACCGCGGCGGCTGCTTGGGGCTGGGACCAGCCCGCTTCGCGCAGGAGTGCGGCGAGGGCGACGTTTCGCTCACGGGCCATGGGCTGCCCCTCGGGTCCGAAATGATCTTTGACGCCTTTGACGGCCTTGCGGGCCGCACAGGCATACCCCCCAGCGGGGATTCGCGGTTCGCTCAACGTAGCGGCCGGATCACTCACCATGCACGCCGACCGACTGTGGTGCACGGCGTCTCTCACTCAATTTGGCTTGATTCACATAGGAGTTGTGTCATGCGTCTCTCGCTGGCCCCTCGCCGGGCGTTCTGCCAGCGCAGTGGTCAGGGCCGGAGTCTCGGTGATCCAGGTGCCGGGCGTGACCAAGCGGTGTCCGCGACGGAGACGGTGACGCTCGTGCTGGGCGAGGACTCCCCGGTGCCCGAGACCGCCGCCGATGTGGAGGACCTCGTCCTGCGGCTGCGAGGGCACGTCAACCAGCTCGGAACCCTGATGCCTTCGCAGGAGCCGGCCTTGCTCCGTGCGCAGCAACTCTGCTCGGTCGGGCTCCCGGAGGGCTATCTGCCCAGCCGGGTGCACCTCGTCAGACTCGCCGAGGCCACGCAGGAACTCATCGCGAAGATCCGGCTGGACCACGTCGGAGCGAGTCGACCGGCACGGAGGTTGACTCGATGGACGCCGCAGATCAACGTGCTGCGTGGTGCGATCTTCGCCGTCGCCCTCACCTGCCTGGTGTGGGCCGCTTCGGTGCCCCGGACATGACCCTACCGGAGCGCTCCTCATCGGACTGATCCTCGTCGCGATGGCGTGGCTGGTGTGCCAAGGCACTCGTGCGACTGGCCTCGATCCCGCAGACAGGGCCTCTACACCACCTCCGAGCGAGCCTGCGTCCCCGCGCTGAGCGCTGACTCCTTGACTCCCGGCCTGTCCCCGGCCGCTTCGGCGGCCCCGATAACACCCCCAGACCAGCGGGGCTTAACGGAGATCCACACACGATGAAACGCCTTCCGCGTATCGAGCAGTACGGCCTGATCGGCGACACGCAGACCAGCGCCCACGTCTGCGACGACGGCACGATCGACTGGCTGTGCCTGCCCCGCTTCGACTCACCGGCCGTGTTTGCCGGTCTGCTCGGCACACAGAAGCACGGCACCTGGCAGATCGCCCCGGCCTCGTCCGCAGGCTGGTCCGGCTCCGGAAGAGTGGCTGAGCGCCGGTACCGCGGTGACTCGCTCGTTCTCGAATCACTGTGGCGTACCCCGACTGGTTCGGTCCGGGTCCTGGATTTCATGCCGCCGCGCGACGGGGCCCCGCAGGTGATCCGGATCGCTGAGGGCCTGACTGGC
This genomic window contains:
- a CDS encoding DUF6415 family natural product biosynthesis protein, whose protein sequence is MTLVLGEDSPVPETAADVEDLVLRLRGHVNQLGTLMPSQEPALLRAQQLCSVGLPEGYLPSRVHLVRLAEATQELIAKIRLDHVGASRPARRLTRWTPQINVLRGAIFAVALTCLVWAASVPRT